Within Topomyia yanbarensis strain Yona2022 chromosome 2, ASM3024719v1, whole genome shotgun sequence, the genomic segment CTAGAAAGAGGTCCCATTTGTATGTTTCTGGTTTCTAATTCTACCTTACCTACTCCGAAGAACTCCGCTACAGATATGCCCAATATTGTACATTTTATACTTTGGTCAGTTTGACATCCGCCACGTTAGTCTTCTGTGGCGTCCTTACCGCGTGGGATTTAACCTCGTCCCGTACTTCATCTGCCGAATCTTCGTCATCAGCGAATTGAATATCTgacatttcataaaaatcaGATATTTGCTTATTATCCACCGGAGACTTCGTGAACGAAGTCTCTTTTTCTTTCTCTTCAGCGGAATCTTCAGCAGGTGAGCTCACTTTGCGTCTAGCATTGCTCAGTGCCAGTTCCTGCAGATGATTCCGTCTACCGGCAAGCGTCGGCTCTCGAACCGATCGATTGTCCGATTGCTCACTCTCCGTGTAGATGTCACTTTTGGAGATGCTATTGACGATCAAGTAGTCATTGCGTTTCTGCTGCAATATCCGAACGATTTCCTCGTTCGGTGTTGTGTTACTGCTTCGCGGCTCGGAAGTTGCTTCCTCGTTGTCATCCGTTCGTTCTTCGTCGATTTCCTCCGTTATGTCCTCATCATTGAGCGGAGGAATCCATACTAAAAAAGCCGGATCCATGCCGAGGTATGAACCGGGAGCAGCACCGGCATTTGTTACGTTATAGTCGTAGTAGTCCATTTCCATGTCTTCCGGGTGACCAAGTGAAAAGTCCGATCCGGCAAGCAGTTTTTGCAGGTTTTTCTTTTCCTTGCTCTCCTTCAGGTTGCGGGTTCGATTGCTGATGGTGTTGGCGACGCTCGATGCGGGAGAAGAGCACTCCTGTTGGATGTgtgaaaaaatatgattttagtTATCATTTTTGTTCTGTGCAACATTTGTAGAAAAGATCTTTAACTCACAATATCCGAAGGACTGATATTGGTCAGTGTTACCGTACTGCTACTAGCTGGAATGGAAACCTTCTCGTTGGGAGACCGATCACCTGTAAATGCAATACAGATAAACAATCGAACGAACTTTGTATTACAAATCATATCTTACCTTCACTTTTCGTCTCGCTTCTATGCTCGGGAGTCTTCTTCCGAGTCACCAACGGTGTATCTTCCCGGTTCAGCGTAGAATACGCCGAGCTGACGTTAGTCGATTGATCGTCCGAGAACTGCTCAACGACTTCCGTCGGTGAACTACACTCGCTACCGTTCGGATTGTCTAAATTGTTAAGATTTTGAAGTGGAATTTCATCACCTTTTTTGGGAGATTGTTCCGTCGCCGCAATTTCCGAGCTTCCATCGGAGGGTAGATCGGTGTTTTCAATTGTATATTCTACACTCTCTCGGAAACGGTGATGCTTGATGGATCCATGTTTGGGGCGAAGTTTGACGTAGGATACAATCTCCGATATTAGCGTCGTTGTCGACATGGCACGTGATCGAGGTTGCTGGGCGTTGTTTAGTGAATTTCCTGAACCGAATAGAGTATGAGCTGGGGAATCGACCTCTATCCGACTAGTAGCTAGTTCGTACTTTCGATAGCGGAACAAGTACTGAATAAGCAGCAGAAAgctaatgatgatgatgaagctTATGAATAGTATTGCACAGATGTGAACCACCGACAGGTTTGCGTAGCTGAAGGATTGAACAAATGGCATGATAATTTGGCTAGCCATAGAGACTGTCACGTTCGTCGAAGGATAGTGTATTTCTGCATGAAAAAATATCACATTAAAATTGGTTTTAGGGGATATAAATCAACACATCATACTTATCTGCTCAGCTTGGGCCAGAAATCCGGCTATACAGTTCTCATCGTAGTGTTCCATTTTCTTCGAGTGAAACTCGACTAACAGTAGCGATCCGGTAGACTCTGCACTCTTACCCGATTCGATGTGACCggaagcatactccagaataaGTTCATTCGAAAGTTTATCCCCATCGCGTACCTTCAACCACTGTTGGTCACAGGGGAACTTGCTGAAATCCATGGTGAATCGTATCCGATGCCCTTCGTCTCCCTGCACCAACCAGAGACTTCGTTCCGGACAGCTCTCCGAGGAGGAAGCTACTATTCGTCTTGGCTTCACCACTCCTAGGTGAATTACACAACCGCAGCGACAAGCCGGACCGATCTCCGTGCTAACGTCGCCAATCTCAGCAGGTAGGGTGGTTCCCGGACCGGGACTGAACATGCATTCCCACGAATCGAACGAGGTGTGCGTTCCGCATCGTTCGGTTTGCACCGATGAGCCCTGTGAACGAGAAACCGGAATGCTTTGAGTTAGGCGCTGATGGTGCTAATCTGCATTTTATCTACTGCATCAGAAAAGTAACATTTTTGCGTTGGGTCTCACGAATTCCTACACGGAAAGGTGATTTATCACAATATCAACCATAAAAGTAGTTAATTTTTTGGTTCGACTAGTTGATATTTGACTTTTTGGAGGTATCTAACTGCGAAAACATCGATATGATTAAACGAAAActattatgtgaaaaaaatccccccagaggcaggattcgaacctacaACGCTTGGGACTCCCACCCAATGCTCAAATTCTTATGCTAAGATAACGTCCCAGGAAGaccacatgattatcgcatttgCGACAGTGATCGTAGCCCGTTTagctcaccatttcgatctgttttccccgttggaaaCCACCAAAAAATCTTAAATGAGATATTAGTATTCAcgttaaaaaacgcttttaacactcggaataccaagggggtaaaaagttacacggactaccaagggggtctaaaaaaatggaaacgcttactttgaccggtcatatctcagccgttacataatcgattttaaatctgtcttcaccaatagaaagatatgtcttttgtgaacacgtcaaattaaaaaatagaagaatagagttgtctaccgtaagttacagtaaaaagagtataacaaagtcagtgagaaaaaaaatgggaacgcttctttgacttaccatatcttagctgtttgctcaccaattttaattctttcttcaccattggataggtaaatcttttataaaaacagtgaacaaagaatgatggaaatcaaatttgtatatctgaagtaattgtaaaaacagtaattgagagtcagtacagacgaaatgactttttctgttcaaacaatcgtatcacgaccgtttgtcaaccaatttcaattttccttacaccaatgcaatccttagagcttctagacttgtaatatatgcaataaatagtagattttcaaaaattactatactttttcgagtttttaggagataggatttttacaatgtacgtagcatacggttgattgaaattctttgcgacttgttagatttacggtttgaaaattacctgtttactcaatagttctacatattatacatggatattattatatcaaaatgattgcacgaacgtggagaaacacattattgtatgtaagttactaaataatagagtgtgttaggacgattcagtaaatacgaagaagttcagaattttaaaatattcgtcatataactttaaattgtagccgaaatcaattacaatcgattggtatatatatataaaagtgtaggtcatcactttgaatttgaccttatttgccaactacatcaaatttcc encodes:
- the LOC131686044 gene encoding uncharacterized protein LOC131686044; its protein translation is MHIGSLGGGGSTGAGKILLCCVHILFVLINDALVCGLRKGRLMVPASYVAQTDDLDIQLQTDPTELIVHGEPTPPLDLKLQISLVRATGGTTISLLDIEPDVNHNVTQIKIPCGYFMHGGIYELSVENPAGTIGVEFDERLRQQLNVSWPTPTVSIVPGTISTYPEEVVRGTLQFPDVHCSSSVPVNDESVDVPEFWLELVYCGRNEACPLEAVSKPQILFSEQVRGFPSLRVINFRCDLFGLAGYYLLHLRSSIQDPTLAGVLSGARALLKADWSKQYVFTVHTRSIFPCDGHSSGIRVLFQYPSCILNQSDRVRVYAKLRANVLSLVPPTSLHYISEQRVMKGQHALYFECDLFYEKYIEYCFVYVSQAISGAVADIRMDCVPTLPVAPSDSGGWGPWSNWTHCSTTCRGGVRNRYRFCDSPPPRYGAKFCEGSSVQTERCGTHTSFDSWECMFSPGPGTTLPAEIGDVSTEIGPACRCGCVIHLGVVKPRRIVASSSESCPERSLWLVQGDEGHRIRFTMDFSKFPCDQQWLKVRDGDKLSNELILEYASGHIESGKSAESTGSLLLVEFHSKKMEHYDENCIAGFLAQAEQIKIHYPSTNVTVSMASQIIMPFVQSFSYANLSVVHICAILFISFIIIISFLLLIQYLFRYRKYELATSRIEVDSPAHTLFGSGNSLNNAQQPRSRAMSTTTLISEIVSYVKLRPKHGSIKHHRFRESVEYTIENTDLPSDGSSEIAATEQSPKKGDEIPLQNLNNLDNPNGSECSSPTEVVEQFSDDQSTNVSSAYSTLNREDTPLVTRKKTPEHRSETKSEGDRSPNEKVSIPASSSTVTLTNISPSDIECSSPASSVANTISNRTRNLKESKEKKNLQKLLAGSDFSLGHPEDMEMDYYDYNVTNAGAAPGSYLGMDPAFLVWIPPLNDEDITEEIDEERTDDNEEATSEPRSSNTTPNEEIVRILQQKRNDYLIVNSISKSDIYTESEQSDNRSVREPTLAGRRNHLQELALSNARRKVSSPAEDSAEEKEKETSFTKSPVDNKQISDFYEMSDIQFADDEDSADEVRDEVKSHAVRTPQKTNVADVKLTKV